One window of the Peptacetobacter hiranonis genome contains the following:
- a CDS encoding IS3 family transposase, which translates to MSKKQFSKEETLELSKNPFVKNVSCKSITYTNEFKIHFITEYNKGKNPTQIFKEAGFDTNIIGAKRIKCASERWRKSYKENGILGLDDSRVNNSGRPRKRKLTDKEIIDKKDAEIAYLKAELELVKKLDFEERQVMNNKLPSVKIFKLINDVINKYCLKKMIKHLCIVAGVSRSGFYNYLKNKNVISKQEEKDLEAKEIILKAYKFRGYKKGSRSIKMILKSKFNIIFNRKKIQRIMKKYGIKCPIRESNPAKRMGKARKEHHTVPNKLNREFKQGIPGKVLLTDITYMPYGNGKTAYLSTVKDSSTNEILSYHLSKNLKMDIVISTINNLMLSNSDKLHKDAFIHSDQGVHYTSTIFQNLLKKYNLGQSMSRKGNCWDNAPQESFFGHMKDEIDYKSCNTFEELKSLIDDYMDYYNNDRCQWNLKQLTPIQYRSQLLAA; encoded by the coding sequence ATGAGTAAAAAACAATTTAGTAAAGAAGAAACATTAGAGCTATCAAAAAATCCATTTGTAAAGAATGTAAGCTGTAAATCAATAACATATACAAATGAATTTAAAATACATTTCATAACAGAATACAATAAGGGAAAAAATCCAACACAGATATTTAAAGAAGCAGGTTTTGACACTAACATCATAGGTGCAAAACGTATTAAATGCGCTAGCGAGCGATGGAGAAAGTCATATAAAGAAAATGGTATTTTGGGACTAGATGATTCTAGAGTTAATAATTCTGGAAGACCAAGAAAAAGAAAATTAACAGATAAAGAGATAATAGATAAGAAGGATGCTGAAATAGCATATCTTAAAGCAGAGCTAGAACTAGTAAAAAAGCTAGACTTCGAAGAAAGGCAGGTGATGAATAATAAGCTACCTTCGGTGAAAATATTCAAATTAATTAATGATGTAATAAATAAATATTGTTTAAAAAAAATGATAAAACATCTATGTATTGTTGCAGGAGTATCTAGATCTGGATTTTATAACTATTTAAAAAACAAGAATGTAATAAGCAAACAAGAAGAAAAGGATTTAGAAGCAAAAGAAATAATTCTTAAAGCATATAAGTTCAGAGGATACAAAAAAGGTTCTCGTTCAATAAAAATGATTTTAAAAAGTAAATTTAATATAATATTTAACAGAAAAAAAATTCAAAGAATAATGAAAAAATATGGAATTAAATGTCCTATTCGCGAGTCAAATCCAGCTAAACGTATGGGAAAAGCAAGAAAAGAACATCACACAGTTCCTAATAAATTGAATAGAGAATTTAAACAAGGTATACCAGGAAAAGTACTTTTAACTGATATTACGTATATGCCGTACGGCAATGGGAAAACAGCATATTTATCAACTGTAAAAGATTCTTCTACGAATGAAATTTTATCGTATCATTTATCGAAGAATTTAAAAATGGATATTGTTATTTCAACTATTAACAATCTCATGTTATCAAATTCAGACAAATTACATAAAGATGCATTTATTCATTCTGATCAAGGAGTTCATTATACAAGTACTATTTTTCAGAACTTGTTAAAAAAATATAATTTAGGTCAATCTATGTCTAGAAAAGGTAATTGTTGGGACAATGCTCCGCAGGAGTCATTCTTTGGTCATATGAAAGATGAAATAGATTATAAAAGTTGCAATACATTTGAAGAGTTAAAAAGTTTAATAGATGATTATATGGATTATTATAATAATGATCG
- a CDS encoding lysylphosphatidylglycerol synthase transmembrane domain-containing protein: MRKLTSKEKKIAQYGFLLFLIGFTLYIISTTVDYRRIPDVIAFVDKKFLFMGMGLVVIYIILETAVFQAIINSVEKDKKKRTIGLQMGTMGLYYNLVTPFASGSQPMQIYVMNRYGIGLSKAVAIVTNKTVLFQTVVTIICGVIIFLNKAMIVSKYRHIIMLLTIGMVMNLVTILGGLMIVLSPKFMKKFADIVINGLGRFRVFRFLRGKNERCYNYIDEFNKSILMYITDVKSLIITLILTFLQLFIYFSIVFCIYKASKLAGASFYLLFSLQVLLYMTISPIPTPGNVGANELTFFGIFRGVFPKKYIGYAVIMYSFLVYYFILLLCGICTWISHYYMNKLESQGKFKRISNEEDTYPR; this comes from the coding sequence ATGAGAAAATTAACAAGTAAAGAAAAGAAGATAGCACAGTACGGATTTCTTCTGTTCTTAATTGGATTTACACTTTATATAATATCTACAACGGTTGATTATAGAAGGATACCAGATGTAATTGCATTTGTAGATAAGAAATTCTTATTTATGGGAATGGGATTAGTTGTAATTTATATAATTTTAGAAACGGCTGTTTTTCAAGCTATTATAAACTCGGTAGAGAAAGATAAAAAGAAGAGGACTATAGGTCTTCAAATGGGAACCATGGGGCTTTATTATAACTTAGTTACACCATTTGCATCAGGAAGTCAGCCTATGCAGATTTATGTTATGAATAGGTATGGTATCGGTCTTAGTAAGGCTGTTGCGATAGTTACAAATAAAACTGTATTATTCCAGACAGTTGTTACTATAATATGTGGTGTTATAATATTCTTAAATAAAGCTATGATTGTTTCAAAGTATAGACATATAATAATGCTATTAACAATAGGTATGGTAATGAATTTGGTTACAATACTTGGAGGACTTATGATAGTACTTAGTCCTAAGTTTATGAAAAAATTTGCAGATATTGTTATAAATGGTCTTGGTAGATTTAGAGTATTTAGATTTTTAAGAGGAAAAAACGAAAGATGCTATAATTATATTGATGAATTTAATAAGTCTATATTAATGTATATAACAGACGTAAAATCTTTAATAATTACGTTGATTTTAACGTTTTTACAGCTTTTTATATATTTTAGTATAGTTTTCTGTATATATAAAGCATCGAAACTAGCTGGTGCTAGTTTTTACTTATTATTCTCTTTACAGGTATTGCTTTATATGACAATATCGCCTATACCTACTCCTGGTAATGTGGGAGCAAATGAGCTTACATTCTTTGGAATTTTTAGAGGAGTATTTCCTAAAAAATATATAGGATATGCTGTTATTATGTACAGCTTTTTAGTATACTATTTTATACTATTATTATGTGGAATATGTACATGGATTTCGCATTATTATATGAATAAGCTTGAAAGTCAGGGTAAATTTAAAAGGATTAGCAACGAAGAGGATACTTACCCTAGATAA
- a CDS encoding ABC-F family ATP-binding cassette domain-containing protein, protein MLQVTNVGLRFGDKELYKDVNLKFTKGNCYGIIGANGAGKSTFLKILSGEIEPNTGSVSITEKERMSVLKQDHFEYEEEEVLNVVIRGHERLWNIMQEKDALYMKEDFTEEDGIKAADLEAEFAELNGWDAETNAEKILMGLSIEKDMHHKLMKELTGAEKVKVLLAQALFGEPEILLLDEPTNHLDFQSISWLNNFIMDLENSIVIVVSHDRHFLNQICTNIVDVDFGKIQMYVGNYDFWYESSQLALQLQKDQNKKMEEKIAQLKEFIARFSSNASKAKQATSRKKQLDKLQVEDIKPSSRRYPYVGFTPAREIGNEVLEVHNLTKTIDGVKVLDDVSFRLENDEKIVFMGDEIATTTLFNIIMGEMEPDSGSYKWGVTTTQDYLPKNHNKFFDGCEYSLVDWLRQFSEEKSESFVRGFLGRMLFSGDEALKEAKVLSGGEKVRCMFSKMMLSNANVLVLDDPTNHLDLESITSVNQGLEKFPGVILFTSHDHQMIETLANRIIEITPNGIMDRKMEFDEYIENKEIQAKLKEMYGEAK, encoded by the coding sequence ATGTTACAGGTAACGAATGTCGGACTTAGATTTGGCGATAAAGAACTATACAAAGATGTAAACCTTAAGTTTACAAAAGGAAACTGCTACGGAATAATAGGAGCTAATGGAGCTGGTAAATCTACATTCTTAAAGATATTATCAGGAGAAATAGAGCCTAATACAGGTAGCGTTTCAATAACAGAAAAAGAAAGAATGTCAGTACTTAAACAGGACCACTTCGAATACGAAGAAGAAGAAGTACTAAACGTTGTAATAAGAGGTCATGAAAGACTTTGGAATATAATGCAGGAAAAAGATGCTTTATACATGAAAGAAGACTTCACAGAAGAAGATGGTATAAAAGCAGCAGATCTTGAAGCAGAATTTGCAGAGTTAAATGGATGGGATGCTGAAACTAATGCAGAAAAAATCCTTATGGGACTTAGCATAGAAAAAGATATGCACCACAAACTAATGAAAGAGCTTACAGGTGCTGAAAAGGTTAAGGTTCTTCTTGCTCAGGCATTATTTGGTGAACCAGAAATACTATTACTTGACGAGCCTACCAACCACCTTGATTTCCAGTCAATAAGCTGGTTAAACAACTTCATAATGGATTTAGAAAACTCTATAGTAATAGTTGTATCACACGATAGACATTTCTTAAACCAGATATGTACAAACATAGTAGACGTAGACTTCGGTAAAATACAGATGTACGTTGGTAACTACGACTTCTGGTATGAATCAAGTCAGTTAGCATTACAGCTACAGAAAGACCAGAACAAGAAAATGGAAGAAAAAATAGCTCAGTTAAAAGAGTTCATAGCAAGATTCAGCTCAAATGCTTCTAAAGCAAAACAGGCTACTTCAAGAAAGAAACAGTTAGATAAATTACAGGTTGAAGATATAAAACCTTCAAGCAGAAGATACCCATATGTTGGATTTACTCCAGCTAGAGAAATAGGTAATGAAGTACTTGAAGTTCACAACCTAACAAAAACTATAGATGGTGTAAAAGTTCTTGATGATGTATCATTCAGACTTGAAAACGATGAAAAAATAGTATTTATGGGTGATGAAATAGCTACTACTACATTGTTCAACATAATAATGGGAGAAATGGAGCCAGATAGCGGTTCATACAAATGGGGAGTAACTACAACTCAGGATTACCTTCCTAAAAACCACAATAAATTCTTCGATGGATGTGAATATTCATTAGTTGACTGGTTAAGACAGTTCTCAGAAGAAAAAAGTGAAAGTTTCGTAAGAGGATTCTTAGGAAGAATGTTATTCTCAGGAGATGAAGCTCTAAAAGAAGCTAAAGTATTATCAGGGGGAGAAAAAGTTAGATGTATGTTCTCTAAAATGATGCTTTCTAACGCTAACGTACTTGTTTTAGATGATCCAACTAACCACCTTGACCTAGAATCTATAACATCTGTCAACCAGGGACTTGAAAAATTCCCAGGAGTAATACTATTTACTTCTCATGACCACCAGATGATAGAAACTTTAGCAAACAGAATAATAGAAATAACTCCAAATGGAATAATGGATAGAAAAATGGAATTCGATGAATATATAGAAAACAAAGAAATCCAGGCTAAATTAAAAGAAATGTACGGAGAAGCTAAATAA
- a CDS encoding TDE2712 family protein, with protein sequence MAKIVIKNEILEMMLYIWDSVHQKEKIADSFFFEIADNPNMKYLYDGEEFTPDSVRKVLSAISNRELLNKPTKKESRFWSKNMWMLEDLGFTNMMVEPVKQLNLTDLEDKLPKDEYEVVFIPGHMDEYYIDGNKLVINFFNIVIDFFGDGPATIADKPIKEYIEEKLLSM encoded by the coding sequence ATGGCCAAAATCGTTATCAAAAACGAAATCTTAGAAATGATGCTTTACATCTGGGACTCAGTGCATCAGAAAGAAAAAATAGCGGATTCATTCTTCTTTGAAATAGCAGATAATCCAAATATGAAATATCTATATGATGGCGAAGAATTTACACCAGATTCAGTAAGAAAAGTACTTTCTGCAATATCAAACAGAGAACTTTTAAACAAACCTACTAAAAAAGAAAGTAGATTCTGGAGTAAAAATATGTGGATGCTTGAAGATTTAGGATTCACAAATATGATGGTAGAACCAGTTAAACAGTTAAACTTAACTGATTTAGAAGATAAGCTGCCAAAAGATGAATACGAAGTAGTATTTATACCAGGACATATGGACGAGTACTATATAGATGGAAACAAATTAGTGATAAACTTCTTCAATATAGTAATAGACTTCTTTGGTGATGGACCAGCTACAATAGCTGACAAACCAATAAAAGAATATATAGAAGAAAAGCTTCTTAGTATGTAA
- a CDS encoding DUF4236 domain-containing protein: protein MGLSFRKTINLGKHVKVNLSKTGVSASVKVGNVTYNTKRGISANLGNGVTYRSNKKYKKKK, encoded by the coding sequence ATGGGATTAAGTTTTAGAAAAACTATAAATTTAGGGAAACATGTAAAGGTGAATTTAAGTAAGACGGGTGTAAGTGCTTCAGTTAAAGTCGGGAACGTAACTTACAACACTAAAAGAGGTATTTCTGCAAATTTAGGAAATGGTGTAACATATAGGAGCAATAAAAAGTATAAGAAGAAAAAATAA
- a CDS encoding ribonuclease H family protein codes for MKKIEIFGDFINDEIQKVDEFDERYLDDIDYYENNEADGVYINNTYYSYDEYENLSYDDENDYGQWNDDYIDDYDDYYDDKYYSSKYQSTASSKTIKKIDEDDKKEVKKEPLLVTDVNKITVKKLPGLTIEYKQDTRSLLNSKEKKAKKTAKVYYAVRNGREVGVYESLEEAQNQVKGVSGSEWKKFKNLEDANKYIEEGKMYKGKCYVVARGRKPGIYKNYELAREQTDGYSSAYMKKFNTLEKAKEYINKNKELSDLKYIDFVNDEKILKIYTDGSYCEATKKYGAAFVVIEADKEIYRYSYAERDITGKKNISGELVAAMRALEWVFITKYSDEIEINHDLSFIKDICTNKINPKIDYGKILKQLYNMCIKDGISVNFNEIESHSGNYWNNFVDKLAKKVAKIEDKEGMPFFKNIEGNKKHIHIYDNENIAKNIIENRRKARDKKKLLDKRIKPTCVFTQIGFLDRVKNIFNKKR; via the coding sequence ATGAAAAAAATAGAAATATTTGGGGATTTTATAAATGATGAAATCCAGAAAGTGGATGAGTTTGATGAGCGGTATTTAGATGATATAGACTATTACGAGAACAATGAAGCTGATGGAGTATATATTAACAATACTTATTATAGCTATGATGAGTATGAAAATCTAAGCTATGACGATGAAAATGACTATGGTCAATGGAATGATGATTATATTGACGATTACGACGATTATTACGATGATAAGTATTACTCATCAAAATATCAAAGCACAGCCAGTAGTAAGACAATAAAGAAAATTGATGAGGACGATAAGAAAGAAGTAAAAAAAGAGCCCTTATTGGTAACAGATGTAAATAAAATAACTGTTAAAAAATTACCAGGATTAACTATAGAATATAAACAAGATACTAGATCTTTATTAAATTCTAAAGAAAAAAAAGCAAAAAAGACAGCAAAAGTATACTATGCTGTTAGAAATGGAAGAGAGGTAGGTGTGTATGAGTCTTTAGAAGAAGCTCAAAATCAGGTAAAGGGTGTATCTGGCTCAGAATGGAAAAAATTTAAAAATTTGGAAGATGCCAACAAATATATTGAAGAAGGTAAAATGTATAAAGGAAAGTGTTATGTCGTTGCAAGAGGAAGGAAACCAGGTATATACAAAAATTATGAACTGGCAAGAGAACAGACTGATGGATATTCTAGTGCATATATGAAAAAATTTAATACTTTAGAAAAAGCAAAAGAATATATAAACAAAAATAAAGAGTTAAGTGATTTAAAATATATAGATTTTGTAAATGATGAAAAAATATTAAAAATATACACAGATGGATCATATTGTGAGGCTACGAAAAAATATGGTGCAGCATTTGTGGTTATTGAAGCTGACAAAGAGATATATAGATATTCTTATGCAGAAAGAGATATAACAGGCAAAAAGAATATATCGGGAGAACTTGTAGCAGCTATGAGGGCGCTTGAATGGGTATTTATTACAAAATATTCTGATGAAATTGAAATTAACCACGACTTATCTTTCATTAAAGATATATGTACGAATAAAATAAACCCTAAAATAGACTATGGAAAAATCTTAAAGCAATTGTACAATATGTGTATTAAAGATGGAATTTCTGTTAATTTCAATGAAATAGAGTCGCATAGTGGAAATTATTGGAATAATTTTGTGGATAAATTGGCTAAAAAAGTGGCTAAGATAGAAGATAAAGAGGGGATGCCGTTCTTTAAAAATATAGAAGGAAATAAAAAGCATATACATATATATGATAATGAAAACATAGCTAAAAATATAATAGAAAATAGACGAAAAGCTAGAGATAAGAAAAAACTACTGGATAAAAGAATTAAACCAACTTGTGTATTTACCCAAATTGGATTTTTAGATAGAGTAAAAAATATATTTAATAAAAAAAGATAA
- a CDS encoding NUDIX hydrolase — translation MFNRQKVLDRLTNHKPYINGSEYMRRAAVFIPMVRKDGEIHILFEVRASSLKHRPSEISFPGGGIEEGETPLQAAIRETQEEIGSYPEDIKIISELDLLITPVKYIIHPFAGYLDNIDLMNLNKDEVDHVFMVPLKYLLENHPKKYFNTVQVLPDQNLPFDLIPGEKNYKFENGKSQVLFYKYKDYVIWGITAKILYNFLEFFEN, via the coding sequence ATGTTTAATAGACAGAAAGTTTTAGATAGACTTACAAATCACAAACCTTATATAAATGGTTCTGAATATATGAGGAGAGCTGCTGTTTTTATTCCTATGGTGAGAAAGGATGGAGAAATTCATATACTATTTGAAGTTAGAGCAAGTAGTCTTAAACACCGGCCATCTGAGATATCGTTTCCAGGCGGTGGTATAGAAGAAGGTGAAACTCCATTACAGGCAGCAATAAGAGAAACACAGGAAGAAATAGGCTCTTATCCTGAAGATATCAAAATCATTTCTGAGTTGGATTTACTTATAACTCCTGTAAAATATATAATTCATCCATTTGCTGGATATTTGGATAATATAGACCTCATGAATTTGAATAAAGATGAAGTTGACCATGTTTTTATGGTTCCTTTAAAATATCTTTTAGAAAATCATCCTAAAAAGTATTTTAATACTGTTCAGGTTTTACCAGATCAGAATCTTCCTTTTGATTTGATTCCTGGAGAGAAGAATTATAAGTTTGAAAATGGAAAATCTCAGGTTTTATTCTATAAGTATAAAGATTACGTTATTTGGGGGATAACAGCTAAAATATTGTATAACTTCTTAGAGTTTTTTGAGAACTAA
- a CDS encoding helix-turn-helix domain-containing protein: MEFNEKLQYFRKKSNLTQEELAEKLFVSRTAISKWESGRGMPSISSLKAISEVFDVSIDELLSSEEIIEAAEKEKKENMKSFKNIIFGIIDLMSIIFLFIPLFGKEINGYIYLVNLFSINRVGKYIYLIIIGVTILYGAAELIMSKFENKSVDKINSIISLGLTSIAIITFIATREPYIAFIEFWIFLIKIVVYIKQSK; encoded by the coding sequence ATGGAGTTCAATGAAAAATTACAATATTTTAGAAAAAAATCTAATTTGACTCAGGAAGAGTTAGCTGAAAAGTTATTTGTATCAAGAACTGCGATTTCAAAATGGGAGTCGGGAAGAGGAATGCCAAGTATAAGTTCATTAAAAGCTATATCAGAAGTTTTTGATGTTTCAATAGATGAATTATTATCATCTGAGGAGATTATAGAGGCTGCAGAAAAAGAAAAGAAAGAAAATATGAAGTCGTTTAAAAATATTATATTTGGAATTATAGATTTGATGAGTATAATATTTTTATTTATACCGTTATTTGGAAAAGAGATTAACGGATATATATATTTAGTAAATCTTTTTTCTATAAATCGAGTAGGGAAATATATTTATTTGATAATAATAGGAGTTACAATATTATACGGGGCAGCTGAACTTATTATGTCTAAGTTTGAAAATAAATCTGTTGATAAAATAAACAGCATTATTTCATTAGGACTTACAAGTATAGCTATAATTACATTTATAGCGACTAGAGAGCCGTATATAGCATTTATAGAATTTTGGATATTCTTGATTAAAATAGTTGTGTATATCAAACAGAGTAAATAA
- a CDS encoding phosphatase PAP2 family protein: protein MKKKISISLLFLFVIFTIGAKFLDVQSLGVNNTEIGFATLNVFMHSFLGVNKSWYNITEVLGIVPIIIAIFFAGIGAYQLIKRKSIFKIDRDILVLGVFYIVVAISYLVFEVVVINYRPVLVDGVLEASYPSSHTILAICIIGTAIIQANKRIDNDKIKKFVDFVLALVMILIVVGRLLSGVHWFTDIIGGTILSISFVMFYSYAVDC from the coding sequence ATGAAGAAAAAAATTTCTATAAGTTTATTATTTTTATTTGTAATTTTTACAATTGGAGCAAAATTTTTAGACGTACAATCATTGGGCGTAAATAATACTGAGATAGGATTTGCAACTTTAAATGTGTTTATGCATAGTTTTTTAGGGGTAAATAAATCTTGGTACAATATTACAGAAGTATTGGGAATAGTTCCTATTATTATAGCTATATTCTTTGCTGGAATAGGTGCATATCAGCTTATAAAAAGAAAAAGTATTTTTAAAATAGACAGAGATATACTTGTGTTGGGAGTATTTTATATAGTTGTAGCGATTAGTTATTTAGTTTTTGAAGTTGTAGTTATAAATTACAGACCAGTTCTTGTAGATGGTGTTTTAGAAGCATCATATCCATCATCTCATACTATTTTGGCTATTTGTATAATAGGTACGGCAATTATTCAGGCAAATAAGAGAATAGATAATGATAAGATAAAAAAATTTGTGGACTTTGTGTTAGCTTTAGTAATGATTTTAATTGTAGTAGGTAGATTATTATCTGGAGTACATTGGTTTACAGATATAATTGGAGGAACTATACTTTCAATATCATTTGTAATGTTTTACAGTTATGCTGTCGATTGTTAA
- a CDS encoding MTH1187 family thiamine-binding protein produces the protein MVIADVAVMPLRPYANEDQAYKIVDACIALVEKSGLKYEIGAMSTTFEGEFDEVFELIKKMHKLPFELNCERVITVARVDEKAGGLTIEDKLRNHR, from the coding sequence ATGGTAATAGCTGACGTAGCAGTAATGCCTCTACGCCCTTATGCAAACGAAGATCAGGCATATAAAATAGTAGATGCATGCATAGCGTTAGTAGAAAAAAGTGGATTAAAATATGAAATAGGTGCCATGAGTACTACTTTTGAAGGAGAATTTGATGAAGTATTTGAGCTTATCAAAAAAATGCACAAATTACCTTTTGAATTAAATTGTGAAAGAGTAATAACTGTAGCTAGAGTAGATGAAAAGGCTGGAGGTTTAACTATTGAGGACAAACTTAGAAACCACAGATAG
- a CDS encoding ABC transporter permease, translating to MRTNLETTDSIKKASYPIITFLVIIAVWQFAVVQFDIPQYLLPAPTDIIEVFFTDYENLINHSIITIFESISGFMLAVLIALLMGILMDFVDIIRKCLYPLMLITQMIPTITIAPLLVIWFGFGILPKTLMVILTCFFPILVSFVDGLENVDKDYLNLFKTMNASKLDTFIHLKFPMSIEKLFSGLKISATYAVMAATVAEWLGGTVGLGVYMVRSKKAYALDKVFASTILIVIFSLIFVGVVQIIRKKVLKNRNV from the coding sequence TTGAGGACAAACTTAGAAACCACAGATAGTATAAAAAAAGCCTCTTATCCAATTATTACTTTTTTGGTTATAATAGCTGTTTGGCAATTTGCTGTGGTACAGTTTGATATACCACAGTACCTTTTACCAGCACCTACAGATATAATAGAAGTTTTCTTTACAGATTATGAAAACTTAATTAATCATAGTATTATTACGATATTTGAGTCTATATCTGGGTTTATGCTGGCTGTATTAATAGCACTTTTAATGGGAATATTGATGGATTTTGTAGATATTATTAGAAAATGTTTATATCCATTAATGCTTATAACACAGATGATACCTACAATAACAATAGCGCCACTTCTTGTGATTTGGTTTGGATTTGGAATACTTCCAAAGACTTTAATGGTAATATTAACGTGTTTCTTCCCAATATTGGTTAGTTTTGTAGATGGTTTAGAGAATGTGGATAAGGACTATTTAAACCTATTCAAGACAATGAATGCTAGCAAATTAGATACATTTATACATTTAAAATTCCCTATGTCTATAGAAAAACTTTTCTCTGGATTAAAGATTTCTGCAACTTATGCTGTTATGGCTGCAACTGTAGCTGAATGGCTTGGAGGAACTGTTGGACTTGGTGTGTATATGGTTAGATCTAAAAAGGCTTATGCATTAGATAAAGTATTTGCATCTACAATACTTATAGTAATATTCAGTTTAATATTTGTTGGAGTAGTGCAAATTATAAGAAAAAAAGTTTTAAAAAATAGGAATGTCTAA
- a CDS encoding ABC transporter substrate-binding protein: protein MKIKKYISIALAGALMLTTLSGCSKKEEKSADGGEKVTVVLDWTPNTNHTGLYTALENGYYKDQGLDVEIVQPPEGGAASLVASGKADFGISYQEEVTYAKTSDDPLPIKAIAAVIQHNSSGFASPKDKNIKTPKDFEGKIYGGWGSESETAAIKAVMEKTGADFNKVTIADIGQDDFFTATTNSVDFAWIYEGWDVVQAKLKNFDLNFIPLNQFDKRLDYYTPVIISNETLLNDNPELAKKFMKATTEGYQFAIDNPEEAAKILVKHAPEIDEELAIESQKFLASKYKDDAPRWGEMKDEVWNNYTAFLKEYGLINKDLKPEDAYTNEFLPQ, encoded by the coding sequence ATGAAAATTAAAAAATATATATCGATAGCCCTTGCTGGAGCCCTGATGCTTACAACTCTTTCGGGATGTTCTAAAAAAGAAGAAAAATCAGCAGATGGAGGAGAAAAAGTAACTGTAGTATTAGACTGGACTCCAAATACTAATCACACAGGACTTTATACTGCTTTAGAAAATGGATACTACAAAGATCAGGGACTAGATGTTGAAATAGTTCAGCCCCCTGAAGGAGGAGCAGCAAGTCTAGTTGCATCAGGAAAAGCAGATTTTGGTATATCATATCAGGAAGAAGTTACATACGCTAAAACTTCTGATGATCCGCTTCCAATAAAAGCAATAGCAGCTGTAATTCAGCACAATTCATCAGGATTTGCATCACCAAAAGATAAAAATATAAAAACACCAAAAGATTTTGAAGGAAAAATCTACGGAGGATGGGGTTCTGAATCAGAAACAGCAGCTATAAAAGCAGTTATGGAAAAAACTGGAGCAGACTTTAATAAAGTTACAATAGCTGATATAGGACAGGATGACTTTTTTACAGCAACAACTAATAGCGTTGATTTTGCTTGGATATATGAAGGATGGGATGTTGTTCAGGCTAAATTAAAGAACTTTGATTTAAACTTTATACCACTTAATCAGTTTGATAAGAGATTAGACTATTACACTCCAGTAATAATATCTAATGAAACTTTATTAAATGATAATCCAGAACTTGCTAAGAAATTTATGAAAGCTACTACAGAAGGATATCAGTTCGCTATAGATAATCCAGAAGAAGCAGCGAAGATATTAGTTAAACATGCTCCAGAAATAGATGAAGAATTAGCTATAGAAAGCCAGAAATTCTTAGCATCAAAATATAAAGATGATGCACCTAGATGGGGAGAAATGAAGGATGAAGTTTGGAATAATTATACAGCATTTTTAAAAGAATACGGTTTAATAAATAAAGACTTAAAACCAGAAGATGCTTATACAAACGAATTCCTACCTCAGTAG